A genomic segment from Dendropsophus ebraccatus isolate aDenEbr1 chromosome 7, aDenEbr1.pat, whole genome shotgun sequence encodes:
- the LOC138796522 gene encoding vomeronasal type-2 receptor 26-like, producing MTWPPQSPDLNPIEMVWDSLKCQRCPEDEWPNDKNQCVKKWVEFLSYEEDTTVLIVLIISVSFSVKTFFILNIFIVFRDTPVVRANNQTLSFILLVSIMLSFLCVFLFLGRPTHVTCMLRQTSFGIIFSVAISSILAKTIMVYMAFKATKPGSSWRKFIGVKVTNCVVFFCSFLQVLLSIIWLSTSPPFPEQNTQLYQDKIIFQCNEGSMLAFSILLGYMGLLAAVSFIVAFLARNLPDSFNEAKNITFSMLVVCSVWVAFIPAYMSVTGKNTVLVEIFAIISSSLGILGCIFFPKCYIILVRPELNTKSKLSGQIKAI from the coding sequence ACAGTCTAAAGTGCCAAAGGTGTCCAGAAGATGAATGGCCAAATGACAAGAACCAGTGTGTTAAAAAATGGGTGGAATTTCTGTCCTATGAAGAAGACACTACAGTCCTTATAGTTTTAATCATATCTGTCTCATTTTCTGTTAaaacttttttcattttaaacatttttattgttttcagagaCACTCCAGTGGTCAGAGCCAATAACCAAACCCTGAGCTTtatcctcctggtctccatcatgTTGAGTTTCCTCTGTGTATTCTTGTTCCTGGGTCGCCCTACACATGTCACCTGTATGCTCCGCCAGACTTCATTTGGGATCATCTTCTCAGTAGCCATCTCTTCTATTCTGGCTAAAACCATCATGGTCTACATGGCCTTCAAAGCCACCAAACCTGGAAGCTCCTGGAGGAAATTTATTGGTGTGAAAGTTAcaaactgtgttgtcttcttctgTTCATTTCTTCAAGTGTTACTCAGTATCATCTGgttatctacatctcctccattccCAGAACAGAACACTCAGTTATATCAAGACAAGATCATAttccagtgtaatgaagggtcaatgCTGGCCTTCTCCATACTCCTGGGCTATATGGGACTACTCGCTGCTGTTAGTTTCATTGTTGCTTTCTTGGCCAGAAATTTACCAGATAGTTTTAATGAAGCTAAAAACATAACATTCAGCATGCTGGTTGTGTGCAGTGTCTGGGTGGCTTTTATCCCGGCCTATATGAGCGTTACTGGGAAGAATACAGTTCTTGTAGAAATATTTGCTATAATATCTTCAAGTCTTGGCATTTTAGGCTGCATTTTCTTCCCGAAAtgttatataatactggtgagacCGGAGTTAAATACAAAAAGTAAATTATCAGGGCAAATAAAGGCAATATAA